One window from the genome of Chionomys nivalis chromosome 14, mChiNiv1.1, whole genome shotgun sequence encodes:
- the LOC130886873 gene encoding 60S ribosomal protein L27-like, protein MGKFMKPGKVVLVLAGRYSGRKAIIVKNIDDGTSDRPYSHALVAGIDRYPRKVTAAMGKKKVAKRSKIKSFVKVYNYNHLMPTRYSMDIPLDKTVVNKDVFRDPALKRKARREAKVKFEERYKTGKNKWFFQKLRF, encoded by the coding sequence ATGGGCAAGTTCATGAAACCCGGGAAAGTGGTGCTCGTCCTGGCTGGACGCTACTCGGGACGCAAAGCCATCATCGTGAAGAACATTGATGATGGCACCTCAGACCGCCCTTACAGCCATGCCCTGGTGGCTGGAATTGACCGCTATCCCCGAAAAGTGACGGCTGCCATGGGCAAGAAGAAAGTCGCCAAGAGATCCAAGATCAAGTCCTTTGTGAAGGTTTATAACTACAACCACCTGATGCCCACAAGGTACTCTATGGACATCCCCCTGGACAAAACTGTTGTCAACAAGGATGTCTTTAGGGACCCAGCCCTGAAACGCAAGGCAAGGCGGGAAGCCAAGGTCAAATTTGAGGAACGATACAAGACAGGGAAGAACAAATGGTTTTTCCAGAAGCTTCGCTTTTAG
- the Pmaip1 gene encoding phorbol-12-myristate-13-acetate-induced protein 1, with protein sequence MPRSEARQNAPSDPARAELAPEFAAQLRRIGDKLYLAWREPDITEVLAEMPSKKTQKSATRSPSPTPGPADVEDEFTQLRRIGDKLNFWQKLLNFISKLFNSVT encoded by the exons ATGCCCCGGAGCGAGGCGCGTCAGAACGCGCCGTCGGACCCAGCGCGGGCAG AGCTAGCGCCTGAGTTTGCAGCTCAGCTCAGGAGGATTGGAGACAAACTGTATTTAGCTTGGCGTGAACCCGACATCACTGAGGTGCTGGCGGAGATGCCTAGCAAGAAGACGCAAAAGAGCGCGACGAGGAGCCCGAGCCCAACGCCGGGCCCAGCAG atgtgGAAGATGAGTTTACTCAACTCCGGAGAATTGGAGACAAACTGAATTTCTGGCAGAAActtctgaattttatttccaAGCTCTTTAATTCAGTAACCTGA